In a genomic window of Methanosarcina horonobensis HB-1 = JCM 15518:
- a CDS encoding acyltransferase family protein codes for MKIDYINRNQNNFDLLRLIAASLVIFSHSYVLSLGNHEKEPFYLLTQSMTFGRLSVCIFFMISGYLITKSWNKNPNIFSYFWKRILRIYPGLIVSILFSTFVIGPLVSSLDPLEYFKNIDIPNVLIYMATLRQKYLPGVFSQNIYPNSVNGSLWTLIGETTMYIVTAVIGLLGIFKKKWFLLIFILAEIILYNIGIHHFNENEIRCMYIIFNVNNVTYYLIGACYYLYGDKIQYRKDIFIFALILWIISFGTEFFEIVSYISIPYIVFHLAFIPTKYLKTLTERGDFSYGLYIYAFPIQQTLVHLFQNNITSLKLFVFSYPITFLFAFLSWNLVEKRALQLKNISYLFALSSTQKLNRKHKGD; via the coding sequence ATGAAAATTGACTATATAAATAGGAATCAAAATAATTTTGATTTATTAAGACTTATTGCTGCATCATTAGTAATATTTTCACATTCATATGTTCTTTCATTAGGAAATCACGAGAAAGAACCATTTTATTTATTGACGCAGAGCATGACATTTGGGAGATTAAGTGTATGCATATTTTTTATGATCAGCGGATACCTAATAACCAAAAGTTGGAATAAAAACCCGAATATATTTTCATATTTTTGGAAAAGAATTTTAAGGATTTATCCAGGATTGATAGTTTCGATTTTATTTTCAACTTTCGTTATCGGGCCTCTTGTTTCATCTTTAGATCCATTAGAATATTTCAAGAATATAGATATCCCAAACGTACTAATATATATGGCTACATTACGCCAGAAATATTTACCCGGAGTTTTTAGTCAAAATATATATCCAAATTCAGTAAACGGATCACTATGGACATTAATTGGAGAAACAACAATGTACATAGTGACAGCTGTTATTGGCTTATTAGGAATATTTAAGAAAAAATGGTTCTTGCTCATATTTATTTTAGCAGAAATTATATTATATAACATCGGAATCCATCATTTTAACGAAAACGAAATCAGATGCATGTATATAATATTCAATGTGAACAATGTGACATATTACTTAATCGGAGCATGCTACTATTTATATGGAGATAAAATCCAATATAGAAAAGATATATTTATTTTTGCATTGATATTGTGGATAATTTCATTTGGTACAGAATTTTTCGAAATTGTCTCATATATTTCTATACCGTATATCGTTTTCCATCTTGCATTTATACCCACAAAATATCTGAAAACGCTTACAGAAAGAGGGGACTTTTCCTACGGATTATACATATATGCATTCCCAATACAACAAACACTTGTCCATTTGTTCCAAAATAATATCACATCATTAAAATTATTTGTTTTTTCCTATCCAATAACTTTTCTCTTTGCATTCCTTTCATGGAATCTTGTCGAAAAGAGAGCGCTCCAATTAAAAAATATTTCGTATCTTTTTGCTTTATCATCTACTCAAAAACTAAATCGAAAACATAAAGGTGACTAA
- a CDS encoding transposase, producing the protein MANKNRIIESKSCCNITVKRKIIRHITNIQKDISDAKDTAKLCRVRWDIELLFKELKSKYAPGVLDINIRRCLQWSAPAQL; encoded by the coding sequence ATGGCAAACAAAAATAGGATTATTGAAAGTAAGTCTTGTTGTAATATTACGGTGAAGAGGAAAATTATCAGACATATCACAAATATCCAGAAGGATATTTCAGACGCAAAAGACACTGCAAAATTATGTAGAGTAAGATGGGATATAGAGCTGCTTTTCAAGGAATTAAAAAGCAAATACGCACCTGGTGTTCTGGATATAAACATACGCCGTTGCTTGCAGTGGAGTGCGCCAGCACAACTTTGA
- a CDS encoding PKD domain-containing protein, with the protein MKCDKICKRQIYKKILLITALEFLILVSIAGASPFAYITNGDSNSVSVIDTDTNKVTATIPVGSNPMGVAINPNGTKVYVVNANSNDISIIDTSTNKVTATVPVGSNPMGITINPDGTKVYVAVRLKNTVSVIDTATNTVTATVDTGKSPKGVAVSPDGKKVYVTNEDDKTVSIIDTATNTVTATVPVGSNPVGIAVTPDGSKVYVVNYGSGSVSVIDTATNSVIEIVKVGRAPFGITVNPDGTKAYVTNNDEYVSTVSVIDTATNTVTATVPVGSNPMGIAVSPDGTKVYVAIHLYNTVSVIDTATNTVTATMLTGNGPYALGQFIGSIPEQPVYPLANFSNNITSDYVLRSVPVQFTDLSKNATEWRWDFGDGSNSIKQNPMHTYYAAGIYTVRLTVSNSNGTDSKLATVNVVPIGSPAPSYAYITNFNSNTVSVIDTVINEVTATVSVGNKPLGVAVSPDGTRVYVTNVNHGSIDTISVIDTAINKVTATVPVGYKYSPCGVAVTPDGTKLYVTNRDINCVSVIDPAINKVIATVPVGSNPLGVAVTPDGTKLYVTNRHSNDISVIDTATNAVIATVKVGSGPCGVTVNQEGTKLYVTNCENSAISVIDTSSNTVTATIPVEEWPMGVAVSPDGTKVYVANEGSSKVSVIDTATNTVTATVNVGKSPYGIAVTPDGTNVYVANYGSESVSIIDTATNKITATVRAGSNPIAFGQFISPLPAQPVLPAANFSSNLRSGYAPLSVQFIDLSKNVDEWNWNFGDGSNSTQQNPEYTYPVAGNYKVRLKVSNTNGTDSKFATVTVLAQPIFSAARTSGKAPLSVSFADQSTGSPTLWNWTFGDGAYSTEKNPVHIYRKSGKYSVTLTLNETGNKSTVTKSGYITVSNGFEAPVAAFSASPVSGNAPLTVSFTDQSTGSPTSRKWTFGDGTYSTGKNPVHTYSKAGLYSVTLTVSNADGSNTLTKSSHITALNVVDSPVVSFSASPTSGKAPLTVNFTSQVKGSPTEWKWAFGDGNISTDKNPVHIYNKSGLYSVTLTASNAKGSNTLTKTGYIAVSSVLNTPVTNFSAFPTSGSMPLTVQFTDQSTGSPTSRKWTFGDGNTSTEKNPLYTYNKSGLYSVTLTSSNAKSSNVLTKTIAVSSVLAAPVTNFSASPTSGSMPLTIQFTDQSTGSPTSWKWTFGDGNTSTDENPVHIYNKTGLYSVALTTTNEGGSNAVQKSSYINVTSESDNVTSNPGSIVPVTDFFATPTSGNTPLTVQFTDQSTGSPASWKWTFGDRNTSTEKNPVHTYNKSGLYSVTLTTSNENGSNTLTKSGYIAVSSVLNTPVTNYFASSTSGSMPLTVVFTDQSMGSPTSWKWTFGDGNTSTEKNPVHTYNKSGLYSITLTADNANGSDTLTKSGYIAVSSVLNTPITNFSASSTSGKAPLKVQFTDQSTGSPTSWKWTFGDGNTSTDGNPVHIYNKTGLYSVTLTTSNANGSNTLTKSSYIAVSSFLNTPVTNFSASPTSGSMPLTVQFTDQSTGSPTSWKWTFGDGNTSTDENPVHIYNKTGLYSVTLTASNAKGSNTLTKSSYIAVSDPLVAAFSASPTSGSAPLSVSFTDQSTGLPTSWKWTFGDGNSSTEKNPVHVYNKIGQYTVSLTVNNSGSISTESRSKYIAVSK; encoded by the coding sequence ATGAAATGTGATAAAATATGTAAAAGACAGATTTACAAAAAAATTTTATTGATAACGGCACTTGAATTTTTAATACTGGTGAGTATCGCAGGCGCATCGCCATTTGCATATATTACAAATGGGGATAGCAATAGTGTCTCTGTAATCGACACAGACACAAACAAAGTCACAGCTACGATACCTGTAGGATCCAATCCTATGGGAGTTGCAATTAATCCGAATGGAACAAAGGTATACGTGGTAAATGCCAATAGCAATGACATATCTATAATTGACACTTCTACAAACAAAGTTACAGCCACGGTGCCTGTAGGATCCAATCCTATGGGAATTACGATTAACCCGGATGGGACAAAGGTATATGTAGCGGTCCGCCTCAAAAACACTGTCTCTGTGATTGACACGGCAACAAATACTGTTACAGCTACAGTGGATACAGGAAAATCTCCTAAGGGCGTCGCAGTTAGTCCTGATGGAAAAAAAGTATATGTGACAAACGAAGACGACAAAACTGTCTCTATAATTGACACGGCAACAAATACTGTTACAGCCACGGTGCCTGTAGGATCTAATCCTGTGGGAATTGCGGTCACACCGGACGGAAGTAAGGTATACGTAGTGAACTATGGTAGCGGAAGCGTCTCTGTAATTGACACTGCTACAAACAGTGTTATAGAGATAGTGAAGGTAGGGCGAGCGCCTTTTGGAATTACGGTAAATCCAGATGGAACAAAGGCATATGTGACGAATAACGATGAATATGTTAGCACTGTCTCTGTGATTGACACCGCAACCAACACCGTTACAGCCACGGTGCCCGTAGGATCCAATCCTATGGGAATTGCAGTCAGCCCGGATGGGACAAAGGTATATGTAGCTATCCACCTCTACAACACTGTCTCTGTAATTGACACCGCAACCAACACCGTTACAGCCACAATGCTTACAGGAAATGGCCCTTATGCTTTAGGTCAGTTTATAGGTTCCATTCCGGAACAACCAGTTTATCCTTTAGCGAATTTCAGCAACAATATCACGTCAGATTACGTTCTCCGTTCTGTGCCTGTGCAGTTTACAGATTTGTCAAAGAATGCAACCGAGTGGAGATGGGATTTTGGAGATGGATCTAATTCAATAAAGCAGAACCCCATGCATACCTATTATGCAGCGGGAATCTATACTGTCAGGCTGACAGTAAGCAATTCAAACGGCACAGATTCAAAGCTTGCTACAGTGAATGTTGTACCAATAGGTTCTCCTGCACCCTCATATGCATATATTACAAACTTCAACAGCAACACTGTTTCTGTAATTGACACCGTTATAAACGAGGTTACAGCCACGGTGTCTGTAGGAAACAAACCTTTGGGAGTTGCAGTCAGCCCGGATGGAACAAGGGTATATGTGACGAATGTCAACCACGGCAGCATTGATACTATCTCTGTAATTGACACCGCTATAAACAAGGTTACAGCCACGGTGCCTGTAGGATACAAATACAGTCCTTGCGGAGTTGCAGTCACACCGGATGGAACAAAACTATATGTGACGAATCGCGACATCAACTGTGTCTCTGTAATTGACCCCGCTATAAACAAGGTTATAGCCACGGTGCCCGTAGGATCTAATCCACTGGGCGTTGCAGTCACACCGGATGGAACAAAACTATATGTGACGAACCGTCATAGCAACGATATTTCTGTAATTGACACTGCAACCAACGCTGTTATAGCGACTGTGAAAGTTGGATCCGGCCCTTGTGGAGTTACAGTAAACCAGGAAGGAACAAAACTATATGTGACGAATTGCGAAAATAGCGCTATTTCTGTAATAGACACGAGTTCAAACACTGTTACAGCCACAATCCCTGTAGAAGAATGGCCTATGGGAGTTGCAGTCAGCCCGGATGGAACAAAAGTATATGTGGCGAATGAAGGCAGTAGCAAGGTCTCCGTGATTGATACAGCCACAAATACTGTTACAGCGACTGTGAATGTCGGAAAAAGTCCTTACGGAATTGCAGTCACGCCGGATGGAACAAATGTATACGTGGCAAACTATGGCAGCGAAAGCGTCTCTATAATTGACACAGCAACAAATAAGATTACAGCCACTGTACGTGCAGGGTCCAATCCTATCGCTTTCGGCCAGTTTATAAGTCCTCTCCCGGCACAACCAGTACTTCCTGCTGCAAACTTCAGCAGCAACCTCAGATCCGGTTATGCTCCTCTTTCTGTCCAGTTTATAGATCTCTCGAAGAATGTAGATGAGTGGAACTGGAACTTTGGAGACGGATCCAATTCAACACAGCAGAATCCGGAATATACTTACCCCGTAGCAGGGAATTACAAAGTAAGGCTTAAGGTAAGCAATACAAACGGTACCGATTCGAAATTTGCCACAGTAACTGTTCTGGCACAGCCAATATTTTCTGCAGCCCGAACTTCAGGAAAAGCACCGCTTAGTGTTAGTTTTGCTGACCAGAGCACAGGATCTCCAACGTTATGGAACTGGACTTTTGGAGATGGGGCTTATTCAACGGAAAAGAATCCTGTTCATATATATAGAAAATCAGGAAAATATTCTGTTACTTTGACATTAAACGAAACTGGGAACAAGAGTACAGTAACAAAATCAGGTTATATTACTGTTTCAAACGGTTTTGAAGCCCCTGTTGCTGCTTTCTCTGCATCTCCAGTTTCAGGAAACGCGCCTCTTACCGTTAGTTTCACTGACCAGAGCACAGGATCTCCAACCTCAAGGAAATGGACTTTTGGAGATGGTACCTATTCAACCGGGAAGAACCCTGTACACACATACAGCAAAGCAGGATTGTACTCTGTTACGCTAACAGTGAGTAATGCAGATGGCAGTAATACGTTAACAAAATCCAGCCACATTACTGCCTTAAATGTTGTAGATAGTCCTGTCGTCAGCTTTTCTGCATCTCCCACTTCAGGAAAGGCCCCTCTTACTGTTAATTTTACAAGCCAGGTCAAAGGATCTCCAACTGAATGGAAATGGGCTTTCGGAGATGGAAACATTTCAACCGATAAAAATCCTGTACACATATACAATAAATCAGGCCTATATTCTGTCACATTGACAGCAAGTAATGCAAAAGGCAGTAATACGTTGACTAAAACCGGCTATATTGCTGTCTCAAGTGTTTTGAACACTCCTGTTACCAATTTCTCTGCATTCCCTACTTCAGGAAGCATGCCTCTTACCGTTCAGTTTACTGACCAGAGCACAGGATCTCCAACTTCACGGAAATGGACTTTTGGAGACGGAAACACTTCAACAGAAAAGAATCCTCTATACACGTATAATAAATCAGGCCTATACTCTGTCACATTGACATCAAGCAATGCAAAAAGCAGTAATGTGTTGACTAAAACCATTGCTGTCTCAAGTGTTTTAGCTGCTCCTGTTACCAATTTCTCTGCATCCCCTACTTCAGGAAGCATGCCTCTTACCATTCAGTTTACTGACCAGAGCACAGGGTCGCCAACTTCATGGAAATGGACTTTCGGAGACGGGAATACTTCAACAGATGAAAATCCTGTACACATATACAATAAAACAGGACTTTATTCTGTTGCTTTGACAACAACTAATGAGGGAGGCAGTAATGCTGTGCAAAAATCCAGTTATATAAATGTAACTTCTGAAAGCGATAATGTGACGTCGAATCCAGGCTCTATTGTCCCTGTCACCGACTTTTTTGCAACTCCGACTTCAGGAAACACGCCTCTTACCGTTCAGTTTACTGACCAGAGTACAGGGTCTCCAGCTTCATGGAAATGGACTTTTGGAGATAGAAACACATCGACAGAAAAGAATCCTGTGCACACATACAATAAATCAGGCCTATATTCTGTCACATTGACCACAAGCAATGAAAACGGCAGTAACACGCTGACAAAATCCGGCTACATTGCTGTCTCAAGTGTTTTAAACACTCCTGTTACCAATTACTTTGCATCCTCTACTTCAGGAAGCATGCCTCTTACTGTTGTTTTCACTGACCAGAGCATGGGGTCTCCAACTTCATGGAAATGGACTTTCGGAGACGGAAACACTTCAACAGAAAAGAATCCTGTACATACCTACAATAAATCAGGCCTATACTCTATTACATTGACAGCAGATAATGCAAACGGCAGTGACACGCTGACAAAATCCGGCTACATTGCTGTCTCAAGTGTTTTAAACACTCCTATTACCAATTTTTCTGCATCCTCAACTTCAGGAAAAGCACCTTTGAAAGTTCAGTTTACTGACCAGAGTACAGGGTCGCCAACTTCATGGAAATGGACTTTCGGAGACGGGAATACTTCAACAGATGGAAATCCTGTACACATATACAATAAAACAGGACTTTATTCTGTTACATTGACAACCAGTAATGCAAACGGCAGCAACACGTTAACAAAATCCAGCTATATTGCTGTCTCAAGTTTTTTGAACACTCCTGTTACCAATTTCTCTGCATCCCCTACTTCAGGAAGCATGCCTCTTACCGTTCAGTTTACTGACCAGAGTACAGGGTCGCCAACTTCATGGAAATGGACTTTCGGAGACGGGAATACTTCAACAGATGAAAATCCTGTACACATATACAATAAAACAGGACTTTATTCTGTTACATTGACAGCAAGCAATGCAAAAGGCAGTAACACGTTAACAAAATCCAGCTATATTGCTGTTTCAGACCCCCTTGTCGCTGCTTTTTCTGCATCTCCAACTTCAGGATCTGCACCGCTTAGTGTCAGTTTTACTGACCAGAGCACAGGGTTGCCAACTTCATGGAAATGGACTTTTGGAGATGGAAATTCTTCAACAGAAAAGAATCCTGTACACGTATACAATAAGATAGGACAATATACTGTTAGTTTAACGGTAAATAATTCGGGAAGCATTAGTACTGAAAGCAGATCTAAATATATCGCAGTTAGTAAGTAA
- the pscS gene encoding O-phospho-L-seryl-tRNA:Cys-tRNA synthase, with the protein MTLDDSSLQKFGFIKRETLGSINIDPLQTGGLLTEAAKRSLIEWGDGYSVCDFCGGVLDLIKKPPIHDFVHQALPEFLGCDEARVTNGARESKFAVMHSMGKPGDWIVLDGLAHYSSYVAAERAGLNIKVVPHAGSPEYHIDPEGYGRAIEEVTKESGKPPALALVTYPDGSYGNIPDAGKIASVCHEYDVPLLLNGAYSVGRMPVSAKKIGADFIVGSGHKSMAASGPVGVLGVSEEYAPIVLRKSVHNKVKEVELLGCTARGATVMTLMASFPEVVKRTRNWDQEVENARWFSSRLEGMGFIQRGQKPHSHDLMFFEAPGFYEISQKVKNGRYFLYRELKERNIHGIKSGLTKYFKLSTFGLGKEKLGTVADAFDDILTKYEGI; encoded by the coding sequence ATGACACTTGATGACTCATCCTTACAGAAGTTTGGTTTTATAAAGAGAGAAACCCTTGGCAGCATAAATATCGACCCTCTTCAGACAGGAGGACTTTTGACCGAGGCTGCTAAACGCTCCCTTATTGAATGGGGAGATGGTTACTCTGTCTGTGACTTCTGTGGTGGAGTTCTCGACCTGATCAAAAAGCCTCCTATCCATGATTTCGTACATCAGGCTCTTCCCGAGTTTCTGGGCTGCGATGAGGCAAGAGTTACAAACGGAGCAAGAGAGTCAAAATTTGCAGTGATGCACTCCATGGGAAAACCCGGAGACTGGATTGTGCTTGACGGACTTGCCCATTATTCTTCCTATGTTGCAGCCGAAAGAGCCGGCCTGAATATTAAAGTAGTTCCGCATGCAGGCAGCCCGGAATATCATATTGATCCGGAGGGATATGGCAGGGCAATCGAAGAAGTTACAAAAGAAAGCGGAAAACCTCCAGCTCTGGCACTTGTTACTTATCCTGACGGAAGTTACGGAAATATTCCTGACGCCGGGAAGATTGCATCTGTCTGCCATGAATATGATGTGCCTCTTCTTTTGAATGGGGCATACTCCGTAGGCAGAATGCCGGTCTCGGCAAAAAAAATCGGGGCTGATTTCATCGTGGGCAGCGGGCATAAGTCTATGGCGGCGTCCGGTCCTGTCGGAGTTCTCGGAGTAAGTGAAGAATATGCTCCTATCGTACTCCGGAAATCCGTTCATAATAAAGTAAAGGAAGTCGAACTTCTGGGATGTACTGCCCGCGGGGCAACGGTTATGACTCTGATGGCTTCTTTCCCCGAGGTTGTAAAACGAACCCGAAACTGGGATCAGGAAGTCGAAAACGCCCGCTGGTTCTCTTCAAGGCTTGAAGGCATGGGCTTTATCCAGCGCGGGCAAAAACCGCATTCTCATGACCTCATGTTCTTTGAAGCCCCGGGTTTCTATGAGATATCCCAGAAAGTCAAGAATGGACGGTATTTCCTTTACAGGGAGCTCAAAGAGCGCAACATCCACGGCATCAAGTCCGGACTTACTAAATATTTCAAACTCAGCACCTTCGGACTCGGAAAAGAAAAACTCGGTACTGTTGCGGATGCTTTTGATGACATTCTGACGAAATACGAGGGCATTTAA
- a CDS encoding DNA-directed RNA polymerase subunit L produces MELNILNKTNNELEVELRGETHTLLNLLKDLLIKDERVETAFYDMKYVSISEPVLYIKTDGTDPILVLKETAEIIVSQCDEFIDVFSKAANA; encoded by the coding sequence GTGGAACTGAACATTCTTAACAAAACAAATAACGAGCTTGAAGTCGAGCTCAGAGGCGAAACTCATACCCTTCTCAATCTTCTTAAGGACCTCCTGATTAAAGATGAAAGGGTTGAAACGGCTTTTTACGACATGAAATATGTGAGCATCAGTGAACCTGTCCTTTATATTAAAACCGATGGCACGGATCCGATTCTGGTTTTAAAGGAGACCGCAGAAATCATCGTTTCTCAATGCGATGAATTTATTGATGTCTTCAGCAAGGCAGCGAATGCCTGA
- a CDS encoding exosome complex RNA-binding protein Csl4 produces MIRIRKNKTTRKKLTGPGEGKPGTDKSVPANEESRDQFKGQQRDQPRVQFKSQPRDQPRDQSRDQFKGQSRAQFKAQPRDQSRDQSRDQPRGQSRDQFKGDPNKKRKFPYPKKGPRDRKEAPGFRPPAGEAVKSEEDLEKGGFVLPGELVGTTEEFKPGDGTAVIGGDIYSTVTGNVFIDRKARVVSVKPNTLTPNILKVGDIVYGRITDVRESGAMVEIAGIEGKENREIVNVRPGDIHVSNVRDSYVKRLADEFRPSDIVRARVVDVERMRLTTAEDSLGVVKAYCSNCRGELVLEGKKLKCPVCNMTETRKISTEYGKGIK; encoded by the coding sequence ATGATTAGAATTCGAAAAAATAAAACTACTAGGAAAAAATTAACGGGTCCTGGTGAAGGAAAGCCTGGAACTGATAAGTCGGTTCCAGCAAATGAAGAAAGCAGGGATCAATTTAAGGGCCAGCAAAGGGACCAGCCTAGGGTTCAGTTTAAAAGTCAACCAAGAGACCAGCCAAGAGACCAGTCAAGAGACCAGTTTAAAGGCCAGTCCAGGGCTCAGTTTAAAGCTCAACCCAGAGACCAGTCCAGAGATCAGTCCAGGGATCAGCCCAGAGGACAATCAAGGGACCAGTTCAAAGGTGATCCTAACAAAAAGAGAAAGTTCCCCTACCCCAAGAAAGGTCCGAGAGATAGAAAGGAAGCACCGGGTTTCAGGCCGCCTGCCGGAGAAGCCGTGAAATCTGAAGAAGATCTTGAGAAAGGGGGTTTTGTACTTCCGGGAGAGCTTGTCGGCACTACAGAGGAGTTCAAACCAGGCGATGGAACAGCAGTAATTGGTGGAGACATTTATTCTACTGTTACAGGCAATGTATTCATTGACAGAAAAGCCAGAGTAGTCTCTGTAAAGCCAAATACTCTTACTCCCAATATCCTGAAAGTAGGAGACATCGTATACGGCAGAATCACTGACGTGCGCGAGTCCGGGGCAATGGTGGAAATTGCAGGAATCGAAGGAAAAGAGAACAGGGAAATCGTCAATGTAAGACCCGGAGATATTCATGTCTCCAATGTCAGGGACTCCTACGTTAAGAGGCTGGCAGATGAGTTCAGACCTTCCGATATCGTAAGAGCCAGGGTTGTTGACGTTGAAAGAATGCGCCTTACCACAGCTGAAGATTCTCTTGGAGTTGTAAAAGCTTACTGCTCAAACTGCAGAGGAGAACTCGTGCTGGAAGGGAAAAAGCTTAAATGCCCTGTCTGCAATATGACTGAAACCCGTAAGATCTCAACCGAGTACGGGAAGGGAATCAAATAA
- a CDS encoding METTL5 family protein, whose translation MKQRKLEILLEEIEGFSDPELELEQYQTPSLLAAEILHFAYMQGDLADSIQDLGCGTGILAIGAKLLGARKVVGYDKDPEALEIARKNAEKLGVEVEFVCSDITEVSERVKTTLMNPPFGARVKGRDRPFLSSALRTSEVIYSIHNRGSLAFIQKFIKPAVITHSYVAKFPLKRTFDFHQKEREIIEVEIYRIAVHE comes from the coding sequence ATGAAACAGAGAAAACTTGAAATTCTGCTTGAAGAAATAGAAGGTTTTTCCGATCCCGAACTTGAACTGGAGCAATACCAGACTCCCTCTCTTCTTGCTGCGGAAATACTCCATTTCGCTTATATGCAGGGAGATCTTGCCGACTCCATTCAGGATCTGGGCTGCGGTACAGGAATTCTTGCAATAGGAGCGAAACTTCTGGGAGCCAGGAAGGTAGTGGGATACGATAAGGATCCTGAAGCTCTTGAGATTGCAAGAAAAAATGCCGAAAAACTTGGAGTGGAAGTTGAATTCGTTTGTTCCGATATCACGGAAGTTTCGGAACGGGTAAAAACCACACTTATGAACCCTCCTTTCGGGGCAAGAGTTAAAGGCAGGGATAGACCCTTTCTTTCGTCAGCATTAAGAACAAGTGAAGTAATATATTCCATCCACAACCGCGGAAGCCTTGCTTTTATCCAAAAGTTCATTAAGCCTGCGGTCATTACACACTCGTACGTTGCGAAGTTCCCTCTAAAGAGAACTTTTGACTTTCACCAAAAAGAAAGAGAAATCATTGAGGTAGAGATTTACAGAATTGCTGTTCATGAATAA
- the dph2 gene encoding diphthamide biosynthesis enzyme Dph2 gives MPLGISEAFDLRPDYIISVIRDTKARLVGFQFPEGLKRKGPELAKAVEEATGAEIIISGDPCFGACDLDRTLLDHVDILFHFGHAELEDIKLSDKVYFIETRSSIDVRPVVKMAVPELNGQKIGLITTVQHVHKLPDACNVLESLGKTCVIGHGDSRIAYAGQVLGCNFSAARDEDCDEYLYIGSGDFHPLGVALSTKKRVLAADPFSGEVRKVDPSRILRQRSAVIAKSLDAQTFGIIVSSKNGQKRMELASSLKELAKNHGKEAHLILIDLVTPDQLLQFKVDAFVNTACPRLAVDEVGRFPAPMLTPQEFEIVLGEREWEKLVLDEITEEPV, from the coding sequence ATGCCTTTAGGAATCAGTGAAGCATTCGACCTGAGACCTGACTATATAATCAGCGTAATAAGAGATACGAAAGCAAGACTCGTAGGCTTTCAGTTCCCTGAAGGGTTAAAACGCAAAGGTCCGGAGCTGGCAAAAGCGGTTGAGGAAGCTACCGGGGCTGAAATTATTATCTCAGGGGATCCGTGTTTCGGAGCCTGCGACCTGGACAGGACTCTTCTTGACCACGTTGATATTCTTTTCCACTTCGGGCATGCAGAGCTGGAAGATATAAAGCTTTCAGATAAAGTATACTTTATCGAAACACGCTCCTCAATTGATGTTCGGCCTGTTGTTAAAATGGCTGTCCCTGAACTTAACGGGCAGAAGATAGGGCTGATTACCACTGTCCAGCATGTCCATAAGCTTCCTGATGCGTGTAATGTGCTCGAGAGCCTGGGAAAGACCTGCGTTATAGGACACGGTGACTCTCGCATCGCCTATGCAGGACAGGTACTCGGATGCAATTTTTCGGCGGCGCGAGATGAAGATTGTGACGAATACCTTTATATCGGAAGCGGAGATTTCCATCCCCTGGGAGTAGCTCTTTCCACAAAGAAGCGTGTCCTTGCAGCCGATCCTTTTTCCGGAGAAGTCCGTAAGGTAGACCCTTCAAGGATTCTGCGCCAGAGGAGTGCGGTAATTGCAAAATCTCTGGATGCACAGACTTTTGGAATAATTGTTTCAAGCAAAAACGGACAGAAGAGAATGGAGCTTGCCTCTTCTTTAAAAGAACTTGCAAAAAATCACGGGAAGGAAGCACACCTGATCCTTATTGATCTGGTAACCCCGGACCAGCTGCTTCAGTTTAAGGTAGACGCTTTCGTTAATACTGCCTGCCCGAGGCTTGCTGTGGATGAAGTCGGACGTTTTCCTGCCCCTATGCTGACGCCTCAGGAGTTTGAGATCGTGCTTGGAGAACGTGAGTGGGAAAAGCTTGTGCTGGATGAAATTACCGAAGAGCCTGTGTAA